A genomic segment from Ptychodera flava strain L36383 chromosome 8, AS_Pfla_20210202, whole genome shotgun sequence encodes:
- the LOC139138133 gene encoding protein SREK1IP1-like: MNYDSLGFLGGSSNSKEAHVACKKCGYPGHLTYQCRNFVRADPGKDVTLDVSSTSSEESDSELDSLPETSSDDSEDDKKLKKSKSKKDRKTSGRSRYHQHKDKKSSKRHRSRSLSSDSDTDDGARRKRKKHKSDKHKKTKHKKKDKKKRHKSEKTRKKKKKRKYSSSSDDS, from the exons ATGAACTATGATAGTCTTG GTTTTCTTGGTGGATCATCCAACTCCAAGGAAGCACATGTTGCTTGTAAAAAATGTGGCTATCCAGGGCACCTAACTTACCAGTGTAGGAACTTTGTACGTGCTGATCCTGGCAAAGATGTTACGTTAGATGTCAGCAGTACAAGCAGTGAGGAAAGTGACTCCGAGCTAGATTCCTTACCAGAGACATCATCAGATGACAGTGAAGAtgacaagaaattgaaaa AGTCCAAATccaagaaagacagaaaaactAGTGGCAGATCAAGGTATCATCAACACAAAGATAAAAAATCCAGTAAAAG ACACAGATCAAGGTCACTTAGCAGTGATAGTGACACTGATGATGGTGCAAGACGCAAGAGGAAAAAACACAAATCAGACAAACATAAGAAAACCAAACACAAGAAAAAGGATAAGAAAAAGAGACATAAATCAGAGAAGACgaggaagaagaaaaagaagagaaaatactCTTCAAGTTCAGATGATAGTTAA
- the LOC139138134 gene encoding small integral membrane protein 7-like, with translation MISNLILFGTLLVNAGAILNFKLKRKSSADTDSFDVGPQEPTTGDKIREFLLNLRYFRIFIGLWNICVMLMMIILFGA, from the exons ATGATTTCAAATCTTATTCTCTTCGG aaCATTGCTTGTGAATGCTGGGGCAATCCTCAACTTCAAGCT AAAAAGGAAAAGTAGTGCAGATACAGATTCATTTGATGTAGGTCCTCAAGAACCCACTACAG GAGACAAGATCCGAGAATTTTTACTTAATTTACGATACTTCAGGATATTTATTGGATTATGGAATATTTGTGTAatgttgatgatgattat ACTGTTTGGAGCATGA